In the Kribbella sp. NBC_00482 genome, one interval contains:
- a CDS encoding SGNH/GDSL hydrolase family protein, whose product MPFDPGEIVAPSDPRIVLEGQWGQQPGVATTVNSGSRISFSYAGERLQLLFDTDGLTVAPHLWITVDDGEPSLHVLEGPVIELSEPDGRHQVSVVVKDVNEHVNRWNPPFECAVVFAGLVLDVRSALRLSGRPGGPRIEFYGDSITQGVRSLSEHPESEGADGTTSYAYLTARAFGATSYQVGFGSQGISKPGNGEVPAGVDSFGWNFAGSPAERVEPSDVVVINLGVNDPTLEIEEYADYVRRVRTAYPSATLVSLTPFNGKHADTIQAAVKSLDDPNLICVDSTGWITEDDCTDQVHPTVAGHTKIATHLISALEAQTTLRRPA is encoded by the coding sequence GTGCCGTTCGATCCAGGCGAGATCGTCGCCCCGTCCGATCCGCGCATCGTCCTGGAAGGACAGTGGGGACAGCAGCCCGGCGTGGCGACCACCGTCAACTCCGGGTCGCGGATCTCGTTCTCGTACGCCGGTGAGCGGCTGCAACTGCTGTTCGACACCGACGGGCTGACCGTCGCGCCGCACCTGTGGATCACTGTCGACGACGGCGAGCCTTCGCTGCACGTCCTCGAAGGACCGGTCATCGAGCTGTCAGAGCCCGACGGCAGGCACCAGGTGTCCGTGGTGGTGAAGGACGTCAACGAGCACGTCAACCGGTGGAACCCGCCGTTCGAGTGCGCGGTCGTGTTCGCTGGTCTCGTGCTCGACGTTCGGTCGGCGTTGCGGCTCAGCGGCCGGCCGGGAGGTCCGCGGATCGAGTTCTACGGCGACTCGATCACGCAGGGCGTGCGGTCGCTGAGCGAGCACCCGGAGTCGGAGGGTGCCGACGGTACGACGTCGTACGCCTATCTGACCGCGCGCGCGTTCGGCGCCACGTCGTACCAGGTCGGGTTCGGGAGCCAGGGGATCAGCAAGCCGGGGAACGGCGAGGTGCCGGCCGGGGTCGACTCGTTCGGATGGAACTTCGCGGGGTCGCCGGCCGAGCGGGTGGAGCCGTCGGACGTGGTGGTGATCAACCTCGGCGTGAACGACCCGACGCTGGAGATCGAGGAGTACGCGGACTACGTACGACGGGTGCGTACGGCGTACCCGTCCGCGACTCTGGTGTCGCTGACCCCGTTCAACGGCAAGCACGCGGACACGATCCAGGCCGCGGTGAAGTCCCTCGACGACCCGAACCTGATCTGCGTCGACTCCACCGGCTGGATCACCGAAGACGACTGCACCGACCAGGTCCACCCCACAGTCGCCGGTCACACCAAGATCGCCACCCACCTAATCAGCGCCCTCGAAGCCCAAACCACCCTCCGCCGCCCCGCCTGA
- a CDS encoding TrmH family RNA methyltransferase encodes MTVHPFVRSIGAQNPRVRDLLALRKNGSPGRIMVEGTWEHDRLLTTTATVETFFWCPEAGTADVARITDRATEVYRISEKLLARLSRKTRSDGLISIARVPEWRPQAFRFTSRSLVLVADGVEYAGNLGTLIRTADAANVDCLVLTSRRARPTHPAVYSASRGTVLSTPIVEFDDIPSAAAWLRSHRFRVHLADPAATGTYRVPQYDGPTAFVVGSEGSGLSRAWHDEGFDAVSIPMLGQADSLNVALSAGILLFEARARKEGW; translated from the coding sequence ATGACTGTGCACCCCTTTGTCCGCTCTATTGGCGCTCAAAACCCCCGTGTCCGTGACCTGCTCGCGCTGCGCAAGAACGGTTCACCCGGCCGGATCATGGTCGAAGGCACCTGGGAACACGACCGCCTGCTCACCACGACAGCTACCGTTGAGACCTTCTTCTGGTGCCCAGAAGCCGGTACGGCGGATGTCGCCCGGATCACCGACCGCGCCACTGAGGTCTACCGGATCTCCGAGAAGCTGCTCGCCCGTCTGTCCCGCAAGACCCGCTCCGACGGCCTCATCTCGATCGCCCGGGTCCCGGAGTGGCGACCGCAGGCGTTCCGCTTCACCAGCCGCTCGCTGGTCCTGGTGGCCGACGGGGTCGAGTACGCCGGCAACCTCGGCACCCTGATCCGTACGGCGGACGCCGCCAACGTCGACTGCCTGGTCCTGACCAGCCGCCGCGCCCGCCCGACGCACCCCGCCGTGTACTCCGCGAGCCGCGGCACCGTCCTCTCGACGCCGATCGTTGAGTTCGACGACATCCCGTCAGCCGCCGCGTGGCTGCGGAGCCACCGGTTCCGCGTGCACCTCGCGGACCCTGCCGCGACGGGCACGTACCGAGTCCCGCAGTACGACGGTCCGACCGCGTTCGTGGTCGGTTCGGAGGGCTCGGGGTTGTCGCGGGCGTGGCACGACGAGGGGTTCGACGCGGTGTCGATCCCGATGCTCGGTCAGGCGGATTCGCTGAACGTCGCGCTGTCGGCCGGGATCCTGCTGTTCGAGGCGCGGGCTCGGAAGGAGGGGTGGTGA
- a CDS encoding chromosome segregation ATPase, whose amino-acid sequence MSEDGPFDILGSKVLLGVQVVDLSRLSTHPIPMIGRGLITVAGQGPTDSNGAGKSSWIAALSLLHADDQWRLTSGAPGAAELLFTAEAAGQEGNWSNVDRGYIVGVFSDPDLTDLDEIETAAITVWIRINRKASYIDLRWKQGLHIPYGATEAERAAGADALWATLPHSNGRTDFHANKLSQVLYGGQVRCVSFLSTSVRSSPTANLLAEPLNELGPARIFNAIATLTGLDHELEQEQAHRSAEHTQREATKQATADLQRWEQEMAAVEAGILQRAAAREALAAAKESWQARSARHLIDGSARNDEILQELGVLDERVAEQEARKEAIEADIDAFGNEEGMLRDVQLTRQERDKLDARDRELDLAQRSVREQLERLGQEHRRLLDAGRSADGRDLAAAADEQAEAREVLEEYIGRDHAARVAVEHTEADLREAESGQTVSATQQQVLETAGIECGALTDITELPESDRAEWEPRLAPYREAVVIDAGDATVATTALADAGYPGFLLVLANRPGAPKSRRGPKSADKRFTLDGFFAALGERATKENIDETAGVVAVGQFDEPITGRTARIQAAGRRVEAAKAARAVASAALEQARSRVDQAERRTAAAQALADADAVQEQILQLRETIDRHETDRDSLAPQLQAAKESAETAAGQQLVRDERLKNLEATRRDHDRILDELTGRRLALREEQTTLDLTTRTTAWGGTPAEAEAFILGLADDAQRRTTADWNHQACTQLDDVIRRCFPNARSREEIPTELWEILNGADGWTNGTLGDRVGLVPALQRTLSSHLAQHETFDSLQQQQIASQRAERNAALERAREGLGEAESTARAHRASLADGIKARLRLVSQEFDRLDQQYGGYGAKLEFPEPDPPAEPDKPWRWTVTPKWRRSEGGPFSAFNVKGNTAQMDEKAVKLVCAAALAGGSDRPLLLILDELGRNLGSQHRREAVALFEQIGRDRNITVIGALQDDMERYALASSRLYVKLRRSSDTMPYNQAPVVKGNEDNASRVELLREWMTSYRGSTPTLELASPTLT is encoded by the coding sequence ATGAGCGAGGACGGGCCGTTCGACATCCTGGGGTCGAAGGTGCTGCTCGGTGTGCAGGTCGTCGACCTGTCCCGCCTGTCGACGCACCCGATCCCGATGATCGGCCGCGGCCTGATCACAGTCGCCGGCCAAGGCCCGACCGACTCGAACGGCGCCGGCAAGTCGTCCTGGATCGCCGCGCTCAGCCTCTTGCACGCCGACGACCAGTGGCGCCTGACCAGCGGTGCGCCCGGCGCGGCCGAGTTGCTGTTCACCGCTGAGGCGGCCGGCCAGGAAGGCAACTGGTCGAACGTCGACCGCGGCTACATCGTGGGCGTCTTCTCCGACCCGGACCTCACCGACCTCGACGAGATCGAGACGGCTGCGATCACGGTCTGGATCCGCATCAACCGCAAGGCGTCGTACATCGATCTTCGCTGGAAACAGGGCCTGCACATCCCGTACGGCGCGACCGAGGCCGAGCGGGCCGCCGGCGCCGACGCGTTGTGGGCCACCCTCCCGCACTCGAACGGCCGCACCGACTTCCACGCCAACAAGCTTTCCCAGGTGCTGTACGGCGGACAGGTCCGGTGCGTCTCGTTCCTCTCGACGTCGGTGCGTTCGAGCCCGACCGCGAACCTGCTCGCCGAGCCGCTCAACGAGCTCGGCCCGGCCCGCATCTTCAACGCGATCGCGACGCTCACCGGTCTCGACCACGAGCTCGAGCAGGAGCAGGCGCATCGCTCCGCCGAGCACACGCAGCGCGAGGCGACCAAGCAGGCGACCGCCGACCTGCAGCGCTGGGAGCAGGAGATGGCGGCTGTCGAGGCCGGCATCCTGCAGCGTGCCGCGGCACGTGAGGCGCTCGCCGCGGCCAAGGAGTCCTGGCAGGCGCGCTCGGCGCGGCACCTGATCGACGGCTCCGCACGGAACGACGAAATCCTTCAGGAGCTGGGAGTTCTCGACGAGCGCGTCGCCGAGCAGGAGGCTCGGAAGGAAGCGATCGAAGCCGATATCGATGCCTTCGGCAACGAGGAGGGCATGCTCCGGGACGTCCAGCTGACCCGCCAGGAGCGGGACAAGCTCGACGCACGCGACCGGGAGCTCGATCTGGCGCAACGCTCGGTGCGGGAGCAACTGGAGCGTCTCGGTCAGGAGCATCGGCGGCTGCTCGACGCGGGTCGTTCGGCGGACGGCCGCGACCTGGCCGCGGCCGCCGACGAGCAGGCCGAGGCCCGCGAGGTGCTGGAGGAGTACATCGGCCGCGACCACGCCGCGCGGGTGGCGGTCGAGCACACAGAGGCCGACCTTCGTGAGGCCGAGAGCGGTCAGACCGTCTCCGCGACCCAGCAGCAGGTGCTGGAGACCGCAGGCATCGAGTGCGGCGCCCTGACCGATATCACCGAGCTGCCGGAGTCGGACCGGGCCGAGTGGGAGCCGCGGCTCGCGCCGTACCGCGAGGCCGTGGTCATCGACGCCGGTGACGCGACCGTCGCGACGACCGCGCTGGCCGACGCCGGGTACCCCGGATTCCTGCTGGTGCTGGCGAATCGCCCCGGCGCACCGAAGTCGCGCCGTGGGCCGAAGTCGGCGGACAAGCGGTTCACACTGGACGGATTCTTCGCCGCACTCGGCGAACGCGCGACCAAGGAGAACATCGACGAGACCGCCGGCGTCGTCGCGGTCGGGCAGTTCGACGAACCGATCACCGGCCGGACCGCGCGGATCCAGGCGGCCGGGCGGCGCGTGGAGGCAGCCAAGGCGGCCCGCGCGGTCGCATCTGCCGCGCTCGAGCAGGCGCGGTCCCGGGTCGATCAGGCGGAGCGCCGTACCGCGGCCGCCCAGGCGCTGGCCGACGCGGACGCGGTCCAGGAGCAGATCCTGCAGCTCCGCGAGACCATCGACCGGCATGAGACCGATCGGGACTCGCTTGCGCCGCAACTCCAAGCAGCGAAGGAGTCCGCCGAGACCGCCGCCGGCCAGCAATTGGTCCGCGACGAACGGCTGAAGAACCTCGAAGCGACCCGTCGCGACCACGACCGGATCCTCGACGAGCTGACCGGTCGACGCCTCGCGCTGCGCGAGGAGCAGACCACGCTCGACCTCACCACCCGGACCACCGCCTGGGGCGGGACGCCCGCGGAAGCCGAGGCGTTCATCCTCGGTCTGGCCGACGACGCGCAACGCCGTACGACGGCCGACTGGAACCACCAGGCCTGTACGCAGCTCGACGATGTCATCCGCCGCTGCTTCCCGAACGCGCGGTCGCGGGAAGAGATCCCGACCGAGCTGTGGGAGATCCTGAACGGCGCGGACGGCTGGACGAACGGCACGCTCGGCGACCGCGTCGGCCTGGTGCCTGCGCTGCAACGCACGCTGAGCAGCCACCTCGCCCAGCACGAGACGTTCGACAGCCTGCAGCAACAGCAGATCGCCAGCCAGCGCGCCGAGCGGAACGCCGCCCTCGAACGCGCCCGCGAAGGCCTCGGCGAAGCGGAGAGCACGGCCCGCGCCCACCGCGCGTCGCTCGCCGACGGCATCAAGGCACGACTCCGTCTGGTGTCCCAGGAGTTCGACCGCCTCGACCAGCAGTACGGCGGGTACGGCGCGAAGCTCGAGTTCCCCGAGCCCGATCCGCCCGCGGAGCCCGACAAGCCGTGGCGCTGGACGGTCACGCCGAAGTGGCGCCGGTCCGAGGGCGGCCCGTTCTCGGCGTTCAACGTCAAGGGCAACACCGCCCAGATGGACGAGAAGGCGGTGAAGCTGGTGTGCGCGGCCGCGCTCGCCGGCGGTTCGGACCGTCCGCTGCTGCTGATCCTCGACGAGCTCGGACGCAACCTCGGTTCACAGCACCGTCGCGAGGCGGTGGCGTTGTTCGAGCAGATCGGTCGCGACCGGAACATCACCGTGATCGGCGCGCTCCAGGACGATATGGAGCGGTACGCGCTGGCCTCGTCCCGGCTGTACGTCAAGCTCCGGCGCAGCTCGGACACCATGCCGTACAACCAAGCGCCGGTGGTGAAGGGCAACGAGGACAACGCGTCCCGGGTCGAGCTGCTCCGCGAGTGGATGACGTCGTACCGCGGTTCGACGCCGACGCTGGAACTGGCCTCGCCGACGCTCACGTAG
- a CDS encoding AAA family ATPase, producing MAGMVLIVGLPGAGKTSWARRIEEDRKALRFTPDEWMDALFNTNEVDGRRWVLESELLWGVAARALTLEVDVILDYGCWSAEERDLFRTRAQALGASAEIVVLDLPFEVLWERLERRNANLPPATFRASREELTEWSARFEVPTADELQRWDRQLVVKD from the coding sequence ATGGCTGGAATGGTGCTGATCGTCGGCTTGCCGGGTGCGGGCAAGACTTCTTGGGCTCGACGGATCGAGGAGGACCGGAAGGCATTGCGGTTCACTCCCGACGAGTGGATGGACGCCTTGTTCAATACGAACGAGGTCGACGGCCGGCGTTGGGTGCTGGAGTCCGAGCTGCTCTGGGGTGTCGCAGCGCGGGCGTTGACGCTCGAGGTGGACGTGATCCTTGACTACGGCTGCTGGTCGGCGGAAGAGCGGGATCTGTTCCGGACGCGAGCGCAGGCGCTCGGTGCGAGTGCAGAGATCGTCGTACTCGATCTGCCGTTCGAGGTGCTGTGGGAGCGGCTTGAGCGACGCAACGCGAACCTGCCGCCGGCGACGTTCCGTGCCAGCCGGGAGGAGCTCACGGAGTGGAGCGCCAGGTTCGAGGTGCCGACTGCGGATGAGTTGCAGCGTTGGGATCGGCAGCTCGTGGTGAAGGACTAG
- a CDS encoding helix-hairpin-helix domain-containing protein — MSKTELTSLMNVGPAVADYLGRAEITRIDQLAGRDPVEIYETICERDQQRHDPCLLDTIMSAVDQANGNPPRPWWTYTPERKAG, encoded by the coding sequence ATGTCCAAGACCGAACTCACGAGCCTCATGAATGTTGGCCCGGCCGTCGCCGACTACCTGGGGCGTGCGGAGATCACGCGGATCGACCAACTGGCCGGAAGGGATCCTGTCGAGATCTACGAGACGATCTGTGAACGCGACCAGCAACGCCACGATCCGTGTCTCCTGGACACGATCATGTCCGCCGTCGACCAGGCGAACGGCAACCCACCGCGGCCCTGGTGGACGTACACGCCCGAGCGCAAGGCCGGCTGA
- a CDS encoding AbfB domain-containing protein, whose protein sequence is MLSRRFLLLTTVLGLFAVLLTPLAASAVTPKPPPLATPWTNQVSVTDPLPEYPRPQLTRSEWQSLNGVWQFAPASDLNNPPTGTLPEEVLVPYPIESALSGIQRHENRMYYKRTFTVPAGWSGRHVQLNFGAVMWQSKVWVNGALLGTHEGGYDAFSYDITSALRAGSNDIVVGVWAPVDTEDIPLGKQRVNRGGIWYTPSSGIWQTVWLEPTQPTWITRLDTVPNVAAGGLDLTVQASSPGQAVRAQVLSGGQVVGEATGVSGTQFRVPVPNARLWSPDDPFLYDVRVWLGDDSVGGYFGMRSVGKAMLGGFLRPTLNGKFVYALGTLDQGYWPDGLYTAPTDEALRFDLEQQKALGFNMVRKHIKVESARWFYWADKLGLMVWQDMPSLVAGRNASATGEARYESELRRMVENHRQITSITQWIPFNEGWGEFQAGRIADLVKSLDPSRLVNHNSGSNCCDSDPDPGNGDVIDDHLYVGPGIARAPSTTRVLQLGEYGGLGLHVPGHEWPSGNSFAYEMLPTSDALTTRYVQITSQLPDLITGSGLSGSVYTEPTDVEDEINGFYTYDRQVQKMDFARVRAVNQQVLAAANGTTLPTGKLISFRVTTPTYTNRYLRHIDGVANTEVVDAGSNQTLKQDATFWVRPGLSNSNCYSFESRNFPGQYLRQRDLRIYKEANPNAADATFCTHPGLSGGGTSLESAARPGYYLRHRNSEVWLDTDTGGSYRDDATWNLVPAWWRSGADLAVGQTRTFRVTTPGYTDRVLRHREGLTRTDTIDANSSLTDRQDASFVIRAGLAESSCYSLESLNFPGQYLRHSNYRLQNAPNDGTDTFRKDATFCAQPPRAGGAGNVSLQSINYPTYYVRHASELVYIATVGGANAWDGGGSYDADTTWANQPGLGG, encoded by the coding sequence ATGCTGTCGCGACGGTTCCTGCTGCTGACCACAGTCCTCGGCCTGTTCGCCGTACTCCTGACACCGCTCGCGGCGAGCGCGGTCACCCCGAAGCCGCCGCCGTTGGCCACGCCGTGGACCAACCAGGTGTCGGTGACCGATCCGCTCCCGGAGTACCCGCGTCCACAGCTGACGCGAAGCGAGTGGCAGAGCCTCAACGGCGTCTGGCAGTTCGCGCCGGCGAGCGACCTGAACAACCCGCCGACCGGGACGCTGCCCGAGGAGGTCCTGGTCCCGTACCCGATCGAGTCCGCGCTCTCCGGCATCCAGCGCCACGAGAACCGGATGTACTACAAGCGCACGTTCACAGTCCCGGCCGGCTGGTCCGGACGCCACGTACAACTCAACTTCGGCGCCGTGATGTGGCAGTCGAAGGTGTGGGTGAACGGCGCGCTGCTCGGCACACACGAGGGCGGGTACGACGCCTTCTCGTACGACATCACCTCGGCGTTGCGAGCCGGGAGCAACGACATCGTCGTCGGCGTCTGGGCGCCGGTCGACACCGAGGACATCCCGCTCGGCAAGCAGCGCGTCAACCGCGGCGGCATCTGGTACACGCCGTCGTCCGGCATCTGGCAGACCGTCTGGCTCGAGCCGACGCAACCCACCTGGATCACCCGGCTCGACACGGTCCCGAACGTCGCCGCCGGCGGACTGGACCTCACCGTGCAGGCATCCTCACCCGGTCAGGCTGTTCGCGCCCAGGTGCTGTCCGGTGGTCAGGTCGTCGGCGAGGCGACCGGGGTCAGCGGCACCCAGTTCCGCGTGCCTGTGCCCAACGCACGCCTCTGGTCGCCCGACGATCCGTTCCTCTACGACGTTCGCGTTTGGCTGGGCGACGACTCGGTCGGCGGGTACTTCGGGATGCGCTCCGTCGGCAAGGCGATGCTCGGCGGCTTCCTCCGGCCGACGCTGAACGGCAAGTTCGTCTACGCTCTCGGTACCCTCGACCAGGGGTACTGGCCCGACGGCCTCTACACCGCGCCGACCGACGAGGCGTTGCGGTTCGATCTGGAGCAGCAGAAGGCGCTCGGCTTCAACATGGTCCGCAAGCACATCAAGGTCGAGTCGGCGCGCTGGTTCTACTGGGCGGACAAACTCGGGCTGATGGTCTGGCAGGACATGCCGTCGCTGGTTGCCGGACGCAACGCTTCCGCGACCGGCGAGGCGCGGTACGAGTCCGAGCTGCGCCGGATGGTCGAGAACCACAGGCAGATCACGTCGATCACGCAGTGGATCCCGTTCAACGAGGGCTGGGGCGAGTTCCAGGCCGGCCGGATCGCCGACCTGGTGAAGAGTCTCGATCCGAGCCGGCTGGTCAACCACAACTCGGGCTCGAACTGCTGCGACTCCGATCCGGATCCCGGCAACGGCGACGTCATCGACGACCACCTGTACGTCGGTCCCGGCATCGCGCGGGCACCGTCGACGACGCGCGTACTGCAACTCGGTGAGTACGGCGGACTCGGCCTGCACGTCCCCGGTCACGAGTGGCCGAGCGGCAACAGCTTCGCGTACGAGATGCTCCCGACGAGCGATGCGCTGACGACGCGGTACGTGCAGATCACCAGCCAGCTGCCGGACCTGATCACCGGCTCCGGGCTGTCCGGCTCGGTCTACACCGAGCCGACCGACGTCGAGGACGAGATCAACGGCTTCTACACCTACGACCGCCAAGTGCAGAAGATGGACTTCGCGCGGGTGCGGGCCGTGAACCAGCAGGTCCTGGCCGCCGCCAACGGTACGACGTTGCCGACGGGCAAGCTGATCTCGTTCCGCGTCACAACCCCGACGTACACGAACCGCTATTTGCGGCACATCGACGGCGTCGCGAACACCGAGGTCGTGGACGCCGGCAGCAACCAAACGCTCAAGCAGGACGCGACGTTCTGGGTCCGGCCGGGTCTGTCCAACAGCAACTGCTACTCCTTCGAGTCGCGCAACTTCCCCGGCCAGTATTTGCGCCAGCGTGATCTTCGGATCTACAAGGAAGCGAACCCGAACGCAGCTGACGCCACGTTCTGCACGCATCCCGGTCTGAGCGGCGGCGGTACGTCGTTGGAGTCCGCCGCCCGGCCCGGGTACTACCTGCGCCACCGCAACTCGGAGGTCTGGCTGGACACCGACACCGGCGGCTCGTACCGCGACGACGCGACCTGGAACCTCGTCCCGGCCTGGTGGCGCAGTGGTGCGGACCTCGCGGTCGGCCAGACCCGCACGTTCCGCGTGACCACGCCCGGCTACACCGATCGGGTACTGCGGCATCGTGAAGGGCTGACTCGGACTGACACGATCGACGCCAACTCGTCGCTCACCGACCGCCAGGACGCGAGCTTCGTGATCCGCGCCGGCCTGGCCGAGAGCAGTTGCTACTCCCTCGAGTCGCTCAACTTCCCGGGCCAGTACCTCCGGCACAGCAACTACCGGCTGCAGAACGCGCCCAACGACGGCACCGACACCTTCCGCAAGGACGCGACGTTCTGCGCCCAACCACCACGCGCCGGCGGGGCCGGCAACGTGTCACTGCAGTCGATCAACTACCCGACGTACTACGTCCGGCACGCCAGCGAGCTGGTCTACATCGCCACCGTCGGCGGAGCGAATGCGTGGGACGGCGGCGGTTCGTACGACGCCGACACGACCTGGGCCAACCAGCCCGGACTCGGAGGCTGA
- a CDS encoding glycoside hydrolase family 76 protein, with amino-acid sequence MQTQPPAERSEAVLLVFALVLTLAPAIPADAQPLAAQVCSVSCDTLDPSKAQEETFPVPEKVINGRRVVLHVSDKDAMAWGSIDNGSTNDAVWLDRSWDGGATWDGLLGKASVPSGWTGTRTLMYNLADPAGHRRGLIRACGDAAGVDCTAWVHTAVCAAACDGSSGPSGDNQPVPSTTLSNRRISLHVDNRGMAWGALENGTAGDEIWLDRSWNEGASWPGGSSLGRTSVASGAGAATTRLYAVTDPVSKLYGGAVRACGRAVEGQTGSCTAWARPAADRTGAAADALMYSYQPHTAWWLSSWWNSAVAVTTLMDYQQRTRRTDLRWIVNEVFEKNKGVFPAGEKSGDALEGNFVSRAIDDTEWWAIAWIEAYDLTGDRKYLDMAVTIANYVQGYWDTSTCGGGVWWDRERTYKNAVTNGLYIRMTAALHNRLAGDTVWLQRATAGWNWFVGSGMINSSNLVNDGVTGACTNNGQTVWTYNQGLAIGGALELWRATGDNSLLAKARQLGDAAMSSLSPGGILTESCDPAGNCDDNQKQFKGIFMRYFMDLADSTGEASYRTYAQQQADSIWQNDRDSLNRLGQRWAGGGARDWRTQASALGALIAVIPAG; translated from the coding sequence ATGCAGACCCAACCTCCCGCCGAGCGAAGCGAGGCGGTGCTTTTGGTTTTTGCCCTGGTGCTGACGTTGGCGCCGGCGATCCCCGCCGACGCGCAGCCTTTGGCAGCTCAGGTCTGTTCGGTCTCGTGCGACACGCTCGATCCTTCGAAGGCGCAGGAGGAGACGTTCCCCGTACCGGAGAAGGTGATCAACGGGCGTCGCGTCGTACTGCACGTATCCGACAAGGACGCGATGGCGTGGGGGAGCATCGACAACGGGTCCACCAACGACGCGGTCTGGCTCGACCGCAGCTGGGACGGCGGCGCGACCTGGGACGGTCTGCTCGGCAAGGCCTCGGTCCCGTCCGGGTGGACCGGCACGCGCACGCTCATGTACAACCTCGCCGACCCGGCCGGGCACCGGCGCGGCCTGATCCGCGCCTGCGGTGACGCGGCCGGCGTCGACTGCACCGCCTGGGTGCACACCGCGGTCTGCGCGGCAGCCTGCGACGGTAGCTCCGGTCCGTCCGGCGACAACCAGCCGGTGCCGTCGACCACGCTGTCCAACCGGCGGATCTCGCTCCATGTCGACAACCGCGGGATGGCCTGGGGCGCTCTGGAGAACGGCACCGCCGGCGACGAGATCTGGCTGGACCGCTCCTGGAACGAAGGCGCCTCCTGGCCCGGCGGCTCATCCCTCGGCCGGACCAGCGTCGCCTCCGGCGCCGGTGCAGCCACAACCCGTCTCTACGCTGTGACCGATCCAGTCTCGAAGCTGTACGGCGGCGCAGTCCGCGCCTGCGGGCGAGCCGTCGAAGGCCAGACCGGCAGCTGTACGGCGTGGGCGCGGCCGGCTGCTGACCGCACCGGTGCAGCCGCCGACGCGTTGATGTACTCGTACCAGCCGCACACCGCGTGGTGGCTGTCGAGTTGGTGGAACTCCGCGGTGGCGGTGACAACGCTGATGGATTACCAGCAGCGCACCCGCCGTACCGATCTGCGCTGGATCGTGAACGAGGTGTTCGAGAAGAACAAGGGAGTGTTTCCGGCGGGCGAGAAGAGCGGTGACGCCCTGGAGGGGAACTTCGTCAGTCGCGCGATCGACGACACCGAATGGTGGGCTATCGCGTGGATCGAGGCGTACGACCTGACCGGCGATCGTAAGTACCTGGACATGGCGGTCACGATCGCGAACTACGTCCAGGGGTACTGGGACACGAGCACGTGTGGCGGCGGGGTGTGGTGGGACCGCGAGCGCACGTATAAGAACGCGGTGACGAACGGGCTCTACATCCGGATGACCGCGGCGCTGCACAACCGCCTGGCCGGCGACACTGTCTGGTTGCAACGCGCCACCGCGGGGTGGAACTGGTTCGTTGGCAGCGGGATGATCAACTCGTCGAACCTGGTGAACGACGGTGTGACCGGTGCATGCACCAACAACGGCCAGACCGTGTGGACGTACAACCAGGGCCTGGCGATCGGCGGCGCGCTCGAACTGTGGCGGGCCACCGGCGACAACTCGCTCCTGGCGAAGGCTCGTCAGCTGGGTGATGCGGCGATGTCCTCGCTCAGCCCAGGCGGAATCCTCACCGAGAGCTGTGATCCGGCCGGCAACTGCGACGACAACCAGAAGCAATTCAAGGGCATCTTCATGCGGTACTTCATGGACCTGGCAGACTCCACCGGCGAGGCGTCGTACCGGACCTATGCCCAGCAGCAGGCCGACTCGATCTGGCAGAACGACCGCGACTCGCTGAACCGGCTCGGTCAGCGCTGGGCGGGCGGCGGCGCGCGTGACTGGCGCACGCAGGCGAGCGCTCTGGGTGCGCTGATTGCGGTGATTCCAGCGGGCTGA